A region of Tigriopus californicus strain San Diego chromosome 7, Tcal_SD_v2.1, whole genome shotgun sequence DNA encodes the following proteins:
- the LOC131884157 gene encoding spectrin beta chain-like isoform X5: MDSLKVKKGRRHRSKVRQFYSDFNSDESASPSISSNSEFQLSPEPASPSVFKFDQKLKAPRVRHISLNEEDPTIAPLSPPYTGTPLPPLSAGLTSNQDIKDAALSIVYSKHIKNLMVEREHVQKKTFTKWVNSHLCRINCRVVDLYTDLRDGKLLIKLLEILSGERLPRPTRGKMRIHCLENVDKALSFLYEQRVHLENMGAHDIVDGSPRLTLGLIWTIILRFQIQEITVEEPGPGAATRSAKDALLLWCQMKTAGYHNVNIRNFTTSWRDGLAFNAIIHKHRSDLIQYERLSKSNAMYNLNNAFDVADREFNLVKLLDAEDVNVEMPDEKSIITYVVTYYHYFSKLKQETVQGKRIAKVVGIDMECDKMIEQYEGFTSDLLKWIENVIEALGDRQFANSLRGVQEQLTQFNSYRNVEKPPKFMEKGNLEVLLFTLQSKMRANNKVPYFPKEGKTISDINKAWERLEKAEHERELALREELIRQEKLEQLAARFNRKAGMRETWLSENQRLVSQDNFGFDLAAVEAAAKKHEAIETDIFAYEERVQAVIAVAHELETENYHDIECINARKDNVLRLWNYLLELLKARRTRLEMSLQLQHNFQEMVYILDSMEELKMRLLSDDYGKHLLGVEDLLQKHSLVEADINVLGERVKQVVQHSQKFLADEDGADDYKPCDPSIIVERVQTLEDAYAELVRLAVERRSRLEESRQMWQFYWDMAEEENWIKEMEQILSQGDIGHDLTTIHLLLSKHKSLETEIRAHENQLQMSIKQGQDLIDQGHFGADKVQTRIDDVMSMWSQLVDLMDTRKRRLTEAVDFHQFLTDADDVDTYMLDVLRLVSSDDIGKDESNVQTLLKKQKEIHDDLMNFQSNVDALHEQATTLGENDKPAVEKRLASIDKRYNELQELSKLRKQRLLDALSLYKLFTEADGVEQWITEKEKMLDTMQPGKDIEDCEIMKHRFDGFDREMNANASRVAVVNQLARQLLHVDHPNSDDIVARQNQLNQRWADLREQAEAKREQLGSAHGVQTFHIECRETVTWIEDKKRVLEQTDELKMDLTGIMTLQRKLSGMDRDMAAIEAKLKTLEDEANKIKDTHPDEAQVVFDRVEKLRGEWKQLNVMLHEREAKLEEAGDLHRFLKDLDHFQAWLTKTESSIANEDTPSSLAEAEKLLSQHQQIREEIDSYTTDYTTMMDYGEKVTADPSTFEDPQYMFLRERLKALRDGWAEVHQMWENRQQLLSQSLNLQMFNRDAKQAEVLLSQQEHLLSKDETPSNLEQAESLIKKHEALLTTMEANDDKVNGVLQFAQRLCSEQHFASDKISKKADDISERRNINHDLALQQLDKLRDQLLLHQFLQDCEELHDWIQEKNVLVQEDTYRSAKTIHSKWTRHQAFESEIASNKERLDRVQESGQELLKTKPEMADLITPKLDELERDFEALQKNTKDKGERIFDAKRADLYEQSCDDIDSFVMDLERQMETEPIGNDLTSVNILMQKQQMIETQMQVKSMQVSELETQAEKLVLMEPDKRNVIEAKKEEVSKKFEAVMAPLEARKKELLVKKEIFQFLRDLEDENIWIEEKMNLVTSDEFGSSLQAVNLLIKKNKTLKGEIDNHEPRILSVCEIGQKLIASDHPDSEKFQKDIDELLENLNNLKEMLEIRRQKLLVSEKAQQFFFDANEAEAWMSEQELYMMVEDRGKDEFSAQNLMKKHTTLESAVEDYSENIRQLSESARQLIADEHPESEQISIRLAQVEKLYAGLRDLAAERKAKLDDALKLFMLNREVDDLEQWIAEREVVAGSHELGQDYEHVTLLWERFREFAKDTEIIGTERVAAANQIADSLITSGHTDAATIAQWKDSLNDSWADLGELIETRTQMLEASRELHKYFHDCKDVLGRILEKQHSMPDDLGRDAGAVSSLTRKHQNFVQDLQGLEGQVKAIQEESSKLQAAYAGEKAMEITNREREVVRAWLELNAMGDSRKNKLHDTSDLFKFFNMVRNLMLWMDDLTRQMSTSEKPRDVSGVELLMNNHQGHKAEIDTREENFTQCFTLGKELLSRGHYANNEIKEKLVELTNQRNTMLLRWEERWEHLQLILEVYQFARDAAVAEAWLIAQDPYLKSGELGQTIDEVENLIKKHEAFEKAAAAQEERFAALERLTTFELKEIKRRQEEDERRREEERAKHAPPSYDRPDAGERSDVGSVKSGTPTGVTRQGSRSKAAPTGATSPPGGASGPTGRPPSGAGSVETGAIRRASAAKSPTPVTSPSETGGDISGKERSDDEELESTLIRKHEWESTTKKTSNRSWDKLCVVLKNGSIGFYKDQKAYKGAPSATYKGEPPVEISGATAEVASDYTKKKHVFRLKLNNGGMYLFQARDDDEMSQWVSAINQSAGGEGPSGGARSQTLPTGASGGDGKKEKKPFFTLKGKN; the protein is encoded by the exons AGCCCGGACCAGGGGCAGCTACACGATCCGCCAAGGACGCTTTGTTGCTCTGGTGTCAGATGAAGACCGCCGGATACCACAATGTGAATATCCGCAACTTCACCACGTCTTGGCGAGATGGCTTGGCCTTCAACGCCATCATTCATAAGCACAGATCAGATCTCATCCAATATGAGCGTTTGTCCAAGAGCAACGCCATGTATAATTTGAACAACGCCTTCGATGTGGCGGATCGTGAGTTTAATCTGGTCAAACTTCTGGATGCCGAGGATGTGAACGTGGAAATGCCAGACGAGAAGTCCATCATCACCTACGTGGTCACCTACTACCATTATTTCTCCAAGTTGAAGCAGGAAACGGTCCAAGGCAAAAGGATTGCCAAAGTAGTGGGCATCGACATGGAGTGCGACAAAATGATCGAACAATACGAAGGGTTCACGAGTGATCTCCTCAAGTGGATTGAGAACGTGATCGAGGCCTTGGGTGACCGGCAATTTGCCAACTCTCTCCGTGGAGTCCAAGAACAACTGACGCAATTCAACTCCTATCGCAATGTGGAAAAGCCCCCCAAATTCATGGAAAAGGGCAATCTCGAAGTTCTTCTCTTCACCCTTCAATCCAAGATGAGGGCCAACAATAAAGTGCCTTACTTCCCCAAGGAAGGCAAGACCATCTCAGACATCAACAAGGCCTGGGAGCGGTTAGAGAAGGCCGAACACGAACGTGAGTTGGCCTTGCGCGAAGAGCTCATCCGTCAAGAGAAACTCGAGCAGCTGGCCGCCCGATTCAACCGTAAAGCGGGCATGCGAGAAACTTGGCTGAGTGAGAATCAACGTCTGGTCTCTCAAGACAACTTTGGCTTCGATTTAGCCGCTGTTGAAGCTGCCGCCAAGAAACACGAGGCCATTGAAACCGACATTTTTGCCTACGAAGAACGCGTTCAAGCCGTGATCGCAGTGGCCCATGAGCTGGAAACTGAAAACTATCACGACATCGAGTGCATCAATGCTCGGAAGGACAATGTCCTCCGCTTGTGGAACTACTTGCTCGAGCTCCTGAAGGCACGAAGAACACGATTGGAGATGTCCTTGCAATTGCAGCACAACTTCCAGGAAATGGTGTACATTTTGGATTCCATGGAAGAATTGAAGATGCGTTTACTCTCAGACGATTACGGAAAGCATTTGCTCGGGGTCGAAGATCTTCTTCAGAAACACTCGCTTGTGGAGGCCGACATCAACGTTCTGGGAGAAAGAGTCAAACAAGTCGTGCAGCATTCGCAAAAGTTCTTGGCCGACGAGGATGGAGCCGACGACTACAAGCCCTGCGATCCCAGTATCATCGTGGAACGAGTCCAAACCTTGGAAGATGCCTACGCCGAGCTCGTTCGTTTGGCCGTTGAACGGCGGTCCAGATTGGAAGAGTCCCGACAGATGTGGCAATTCTATTGGGATATGGCCGAGGAGGAGAACTGGATCAAGGAGATGGAACAGATTCTCTCCCAGGGTGATATTGGACACGATCTCACCACCATTCATTTATTGCTCTCCAAGCACAAGAGTCTGGAGACTGAAATCCGTGCACATGAAAACCAATTGCAGATGTCCATCAAGCAAGGTCAAGATCTCATCGACCAAGGACACTTTGGTGCGGACAAAGTCCAGACCAGGATCGATGACGTTATGAGCATGTGGAGCCAGCTGGTCGACCTCATGGACACCAGGAAACGACGACTCACCGAGGCCGTTGACTTCCATCAATTCCTCACTGACGCCGATGATGTGGACACGTACATGTTGGACGTGCTCCGATTGGTCTCGTCTGATGACATTGGAAAAGACGAGTCCAACGTGCAGACATTGCTGAAGAAACAGAAGGAGATTCACGACGATCTCATGAACTTCCAGTCCAATGTTGATGCTCTTCACGAACAAGCCACGACTTTGGGCGAGAACGACAAGCCCGCGGTTGAGAAGCGATTGGCCTCCATCGATAAGCGCTACAATGAGCTACAAGAGCTTTCCAAGCTTCGCAAACAGCGACTCTTGGACGCTCTTTCCTTGTACAAATTATTCACCGAGGCCGATGGTGTGGAACAATGGATTACCGAGAAAGAGAAAATGTTGGATACCATGCAACCCGGCAAAGATATCGAGGACTGTGAGATCATGAAGCACAGATTCGATGGATTCGATCGCGAAATGAATGCCAATGCGTCACGAGTTGCTGTTGTGAACCAGTTGGCTCGCCAATTACTCCATGTTGACCACCCTAACTCGGACGACATCGTTGCTCGACAGAACCAACTCAACCAGAGATGGGCCGACTTGCGCGAACAAGCCGAGGCTAAGCGTGAACAATTGGGATCCGCGCATGGCGTGCAGACCTTCCATATTGAATGTCGCGAAACAGTCACTTGGATTGAGGACAAGAAGCGCGTCTTGGAGCAAACCGACGAGCTCAAGATGGATCTCACCGGCATCATGACTCTGCAGCGAAAGCTCTCGGGAATGGACCGAGACATGGCGGCTATCGAAGCCAAGCTCAAAACGCTGGAGGATGAGGCCAACAAAATCAAGGACACTCATCCTGACGAGGCTCAAGTGGTGTTTGACCGTGTGGAGAAACTCCGTGGCGAATGGAAACAACTTAATGTTATGCTCCATGAGCGAGAAGCCAAGTTGGAAGAGGCTGGCGATCTTCACCGCTTTCTCAAGGACTTGGATCATTTCCAGGCTTGGCTGACCAAAACCGAGTCAAGCATCGCCAATGAGGACACGCCCTCAAGCTTGGCTGAGGCTGAGAAATTGTTGAGTCAACATCAACAGATCCGAGAGGAGATTGATAGCTACACAACTGACTACACTACCATGATGGACTACGGCGAGAAGGTGACTGCCGACCCGTCCACATTCGAAGACCCGCAATACATGTTCCTCCGAGAGAGACTAAAGGCCTTGAGAGATGGATGGGCGGAGGTCCATCAGATGTGGGAGAACCGACAGCAATTGTTGTCACAATCCCTCAACCTCCAGATGTTCAACCGGGACGCCAAACAGGCCGAAGTTCTTCTTTCGCAGCAAGAACATCTCCTCAGCAAGGATGAAACTCCGAGCAACTTGGAGCAAGCCGAATCACTCATCAAGAAACACGAGGCTCTGCTCACTACCATGGAGGCCAACGACGACAAGGTCAATGGCGTGCTTCAATTTGCCCAGCGTTTGTGCTCTGAGCAGCATTTCGCTTCAGACAAGATCTCTAAAAAGGCCGACGACATCTCTGAGAGGAGAAACATCAATCACGATCTTGCTCTCCAACAATTGGACAAACTCCGTGATCAACTTCTTCTTCAccaatttcttcaagattGCGAAGAGTTACACGATTGGATCCAAGAGAAGAATGTCCTCGTTCAAGAAGACACCTATCGATCGGCCAAGACCATCCATAGCAAATGGACCAGGCATCAAGCTTTCGAATCCGAAATTGCTTCCAACAAGGAGCGTCTGGATCGCGTTCAAGAAAGTGGCCAAGAGCTTCTCAAGACCAAACCAGAGATGGCTGATCTGATCACACCCAAATTGGACGAGCTCGAGAGAGATTTCGAGGCCCTCCAGAAGAATACCAAAGACAAGGGAGAGCGGATCTTCGACGCCAAGAGAGCCGATCTGTATGAGCAATCTTGTGATGACATTGATAGCTTCGTCATGGACCTTGAACGGCAGATGGAGACCGAGCCCATTGGTAACGACCTCACATCCGTGAATATCCTTATGCAGAAACAACAAATGATCGAGACTCAGATGCAAGTCAAGTCCATGCAAGTAAGCGAATTGGAAACACAAGCCGAAAAGTTGGTGCTCATGGAGCCTGACAAGAGAAACGTTATTgaggccaagaaagaagaagtcTCAAAGAAATTCGAGGCCGTCATGGCCCCACTCGAGGCCAGGAAGAAGGAGCTCTTGGTCAAGAAAGAAATCTTCCAATTTTTGCGCGACCTCGAGGATGAGAACATTTGGATTGAAGAGAAGATGAACCTTGTGACGTCGGATGAGTTCGGTAGCAGTCTTCAAGCTGTTAACCTTCTTATTAAGAAGAACAAGACTCTCAAAGGTGAGATTGACAATCACGAGCCTCGAATCTTATCCGTGTGCGAAATTGGACAAAAGCTCATTGCCTCGGATCACCCCGACTCCGAGAAATTCCAAAAGGACATTGATGAGCTTCTCGAGAACTTGAACAATCTCAAGGAGATGCTCGAAATCAGACGGCAAAAGCTCCTTGTCAGCGAGAAGGCCCAACAATTCTTCTTCGATGCCAACGAGGCTGAAGCCTGGATGTCTGAACAAGAGCTCTACATGATGGTTGAGGACAGAGGCAAGGACGAATTCTCAGCGCAAAACCTCATGAAGAAACACACCACTCTTGAGAGCGCAGTTGAGGATTACTCCGAAAATATTCGCCAATTGAGCGAGTCTGCCAGACAACTCATCGCCGATGAGCATCCTGAAAGCGAACAGATTTCCATTCGTCTGGCACAAGTGGAGAAACTCTACGCTGGTTTGCGAGACTTGGCCGCCGAACGGAAAGCCAAATTAGACGATGCGTTGAAGTTGTTCATGTTGAACCGAGAGGTGGACGATTTGGAGCAATGGATTGCCGAACGCGAGGTGGTGGCTGGATCACACGAATTGGGACAAGACTACGAGCACGTCACTTTGCTCTGGGAGAGATTCCGAGAATTCGCCAAGGACACGGAAATCATTGGTACGGAACGAGTGGCAGCCGCCAATCAAATTGCTGACAGTCTCATCACATCGGGTCACACGGATGCAGCCACAATCGCCCAATGGAAGGACTCTCTGAACGATTCCTGGGCTGATCTTGGCGAGTTAATCGAGACAAGGACTCAAATGCTTGAAGCCTCTCGTGAGCTCCATAAATACTTCCACGATTGCAAGGACGTTTTGGGACGAATCCTTGAGAAGCAACACTCCATGCCTGATGACTTGGGCCGCGATGCTGGAGCCGTGTCATCACTCACCCGCAAACATCAGAATTTCGTCCAAGATCTTCAAGGTCTGGAGGGTCAAGTCAAGGCTATCCAAGAAGAGTCCTCCAAATTGCAAGCTGCTTATGCTGGGGAGAAGGCTATGGAAATCACTaaccgagagagagaggtcgTTCGGGCTTGGCTTGAGCTCAATGCCATGGGCGACTCGCGCAAGAATAAGTTGCACGATACCTCCGACTTGTTCAAGTTCTTCAACATGGTGCGCAACCTCATGTTGTGGATGGATGATCTTACCAGGCAGATGTCTACATCTGAAAAACCACGTGACGTTAGTGGTGTTGAGCTTCTTATGAACAACCATCAAGGTCATAAGGCCGAAATTGACACACGCGAAGAGAACTTTACTCAATGCTTCACACTGGGCAAGGAGTTACTCTCTCGAGGTCATTACGCAAACAATGAGATCAAGGAAAAGTTGGTGGAGCTCACCAACCAGAGAAATACCATGTTGCTGAGGTGGGAGGAACGTTGGGAACACCTACAACTGATTCTCGAAGTATACCAGTTCGCCCGTGATGCGGCTGTGGCCGAGGCCTGGCTCATCGCTCAAGATCCTTACCTGAAGTCCGGAGAATTGGGA CAAACCATTGACGAAGTCGAGAATCTGATCAAGAAGCACGAGGCCTTTGAAAAGGCTGCGGCGGCGCAAGAAGAGCGATTCGCTGCCCTTGAGAGGCTCACCACG TTCGAGTTGAAGGAAATCAAACGCCGTCAAGAGGAAGACGAGCGGCGACGGGAAGAGGAACGTGCCAAGCACGCCCCTCCATCTTACGACCGACCAGATGCCGGGGAACGATCCGATGTGGGAAGTGTCAAGTCAGGAA CCCCAACTGGCGTCACTCGCCAAGGATCTCGTTCTAAAGCTGCTCCCACGGGCGCCACCTCCCCACCTGGGGGAGCTTCGGGCCCGACGGGACGGCCTCCCAGCGGGGCAGGCTCGGTTGAAACGGGCGCAATACGGCGAGCGTCTGCGGCCAAATCGCCGACGCCCGTGACGTCTCCGAGTGAAACTGGCGGAGACATTTCTGGCAAAG AACGATCCGATGATGAGGAACTCGAGAGTACCTTGATAAGGAAACACGAATGGGAAAGCACTACCAAGAAAACTTCCAACAG GTCCTGGGACAAACTTTGCGTGGTCTTGAAAAACGGGAGCATCGGCTTTTACAAGGACCAGAAGGCCTACAAGGGTGCACCAAGTGCCACTTACAAAGGGGAACCCCCAGTGGAAATTTCAGGGGCTACCGCCGAAGTGGCCAGTGATTACACAAAGAAGAAGCACGTCTTCAGATTGAA GTTGAACAATGGAGGCATGTACCTCTTCCAAGCCCGAGATGACGATGAGATGAGCCAATGGGTGAGCGCAATCAACCAGTCAGCTGGAGGGGAGGGACCTTCAGGTGGAGCGCGATCCCAAACTCTGCCTACTGGCGCCTCTGGCGGTGATggcaagaaagagaagaaaccCTTCTTCACtctgaaaggaaaaaa TTAA